A genomic stretch from Telopea speciosissima isolate NSW1024214 ecotype Mountain lineage chromosome 7, Tspe_v1, whole genome shotgun sequence includes:
- the LOC122669131 gene encoding serine carboxypeptidase-like 45, whose translation MNFHLSVVIAVVVAAFLQLFISAEILETSSSETDRISELPGQPKVSFQQFSGYITVDEKQERALFYYFVEAETNPASKPLVVWFNGGPGCSSVGIGAFSEHGPFRPSGDILIRNEYSWNREANMLYIESPAGVGFSYSTNASYYKMVDDEMTAKDNLMFLKRWFLKFPEYKNRDLFITGESYAGHYVPQLALLIVQLNKEEKLFNLKGISLGNPLLEYNTDFNSVAIYFWSHGLISDSTYTAFTTICNYSRYQSEYFRGTVSPVCAGIANQVYGEITRDYIDLYDVTLDICLSSIQSQSKALTRSQYEDKIDVCVDDETHNYLNQNDVQKALHAHLVGITRWNSCSDVVHYQMLNLEIPTIHILGSLVRSGIRVMVYSGDQDSVIPLTGSRTLVHRLADELGLNTTVTYRAWFSQKQVGGWTQVYGDILSFATIRGASHKAPFSQPERSFVLFNAFLEGKPLPEAF comes from the exons ATGAACTTCCATTTATCGGTGGTCATTGCTGTAGTTGTTGCAGCTTTCCTGCAACTATTCATATCAGCTGAGATCCTAGAAACTTCTTCCTCAGAGACTGATAGAATCAGTGAGTTGCCAGGACAACCAAAGGTCAGCTTCCAACAGTTCTCAGGATACATCACTGTGGatgaaaagcaagagagagcACTGTTCTACTACTTTGTTGAGGCAGAAACAAACCCAGCTTCAAAACCTCTTGTTGTTTGGTTCAATGGAG ggcCTGGTTGTTCTTCTGTTGGAATAGGGGCATTCTCTGAGCATGGACCTTTTAGACCAAGTGGTGACATATTAATCAGAAATGAGTATAGCTGGAACAGAG AAGCAAACATGTTATACATTGAGTCACCAGCAGGTGTTGGGTTTTCATATTCTACCAATGCCTCCTACTATAAAATGGTGGACGACGAGATGACTG CCAAAGACAATCTCATGTTCCTTAAGCGCTGGTTTCTCAAGTTTCCAGAATATAAGAATAGAGATCTCTTCATCACTGGAGAAAGCTATGCTG GCCATTATGTTCCACAACTCGCACTTCTCATTGTTCAGTTAAACAAGGAGGAGAAGTTGTTCAATCTGAAGGGCATATCT CTGGGTAATCCTCTTTTGGAATATAATACTGACTTCAATTCAGTGGCTATATATTTCTGGTCACATGGGTTGATATCAGACTCAACATACACAGCCTTCACTACAATTTGTAACTACTCTCGCTACCAAAGTGAGTATTTCAGAGGCACTGTTTCCCCTGTTTGTGCCGGAATTGCAAACCAGGTGTATGGAGAAATTACTCGTGACTACATTGATTTATATGATGTCACACTTGATATCTGTCTATCATCTATTCAATCACAATCGAAGGCTCTCACTCGCTCG CAATATGAAGATAAAATAGATGTCTGTGTAGATGATGAAACACATAactatttaaaccagaacgaCGTACAAAAGGCTCTTCATGCTCACCTTGTGGGTATCACCAGATGGAATTCTTGCAGTGA TGTTGTCCACTATCAGATGCTTAACTTAGAGATACCAACAATTCATATCTTGGGGTCACTTGTCAGATCTGGGATTCGAGTAATGGTTTACAG TGGAGATCAAGACTCTGTTATACCATTAACGGGGAGTCGGACTTTGGTCCACAGATTGGCAGATGAATTGGGACTCAACACAACTGTGACTTATAGAGCTTGGTTCTCACAAAAACAG GTTGGTGGATGGACACAAGTGTATGGTGATATCCTATCCTTTGCCACCATTAGAGGTGCTTCTCATAAAGCTCCATTCTCACAACCAGAGAGATCGTTTGTACTGTTCAATGCATTTCTTGAAGGCAAGCCATTACCAGAAGCATTCTGA
- the LOC122669138 gene encoding salutaridine reductase-like: MAEINTNFATKRLAVVTGAYKGIGLEICRQLASNGVTVVLTARDEKKGVEAVEKLQKSGMSDMVFHQLDVMDPASISSLADFIKIQFGKLDILVNNAAIAGATLDDDGYKTLKSPLVRLAKCKELVRQTPELAKECLQANYYGAKSVTEALLPLLHLSDSPRIVNVSSSAGKLQNAPHELAKEMLGDVNALTEEKVDEALNLFLKDFKYESQGWPAYNMSKAAMNAYTRILAKKFPQFRINCVCPGFVKTEINFNTGHFTVEEGAAGPVKLALLPDDGPSGLFFFQKEVSTF, encoded by the exons ATGGCAGAAATCAACACAAATTTTGCAACAAAAAG ATTGGCAGTTGTAACAGGAGCCTATAAAGGGATTGGATTGGAGATATGTCGACAGTTAGCCTCTAATGGTGTAACAGTGGTGTTGACAGCCAGAGATGAGAAGAAGGGTGTTGAAGCTGTTGAGAAGCTCCAAAAGTCTGGAATGTCTGATATGGTTTTTCATCAACTTGATGTGATGGACCCTGCTAGTATTTCTTCCCTGGCTGATTTCATCAAAATCCAATTTGGAAAGCTTGATATCTTG GTGAACAACGCAGCAATTGCTGGAGCCACATTAGATGATGATGGTTATAAAACCCTGAAGTCA CCGCTAGTTAGGCTAGCCAAATGCAAGGAGTTAGTGAGGCAAACTCCTGAGCTGGCAAAAGAATGTCTGCAAGCGAACTACTATGGTGCCAAAAGTGTGACTGAAGCACTTCTTCCGCTTCTTCACCTGTCTGATTCGCCAAGAATTGTCAATGTTTCTTCTTCTGCAGGAAAATTACAG AATGCCCCTCATGAATTGGCTAAAGAAATGCTAGGTGATGTAAATGCCCTCACTGAGGAGAAAGTGGATGAGGCGTTGAACTTGTTTCTAAAGGATTTCAAATATGAAAGCCAAGGCTGGCCTGCCTATAATATGTCCAAAGCAGCCATGAATGCCTACACAAGGATTCTGGCAAAGAAGTTTCCCCAGTTCCGTATAAATTGTGTCTGCCCTGGTTTTGTCAAAACTGAGATTAACTTCAACACTGGTCACTTCACTGTTGAAGAAGGTGCAGCAGGTCCTGTAAAGTTGGCTTTGTTGCCCGATGATGGCCCTTCTGGCCTGTTCTTTTTCCAGAAGGAAGTGTCCAccttttga
- the LOC122669137 gene encoding (+)-neomenthol dehydrogenase-like, translating into MSVSATKKLAVVTGANKGIGLEICRQLASNGVAVILTAKDEKKGVEVVETLKASGLSDLVFHQLDVIDPASIDSLADFIKTQFRKLDILVNNAAISGIMLDDDAQKALMTVAPEAKPAKFWELARQT; encoded by the exons ATGTCGGTTTCTGCAACAAAGAA ATTGGCAGTTGTTACAGGAGCCAACAAAGGGATTGGTTTGGAGATATGCCGACAGTTAGCCTCTAATGGCGTAGCAGTGATCTTGACAGCCAAAGATGAGAAAAAGGGTGTTGAAGTTGTTGAGACGCTCAAAGCGTCTGGACTGTCTGATCTGGTTTTTCATCAGCTTGATGTGATAGACCCTGCTAGTATTGATTCCCTGGCTGATTTCATCAAAACCCAGTTTAGAAAACTTGATATCTTG GTTAACAATGCAGCAATTTCCGGAATCATGCTAGATGATGATGCTCAGAAGGCACTGATGACAGTTGCT CCCGAGGCAAAGCCTGCAAAATTCTGGGAATTAGCGAGGCAAACCTGA